The Acidimicrobiales bacterium genome includes a window with the following:
- a CDS encoding site-specific integrase, which produces MKGTMTETRSGVWRLRVVVGYRPDGQPRQASRTFRGTRRQAHTELSKFIAEAENPTAPLVGGTTVAVYLERWMQHVRAHRQPDTIRNYAVKVRRLTDAFGTTRLDKLRPHQVDDTYRRWLDSGMSPATIKAHHAVLSAALNQAVKWGLVGASIAPLLTVPTVPNRRMSVPDVETVRMLVQQSDESDPVLSAAIMLAALTGCRRGELMGLRWTDVDRERMFLHVERAIKRAEERRQLVVGPTKTHQDRRISLDPVTLAVIDTHRRRAEGWAAAARVKLRDDGYILTEDPTGRTPLAPDTLTHRFSRLAKSLGHPTVRFHDLRHAVASNLLAAGYDLAIVAGRLGHRDPTITLRVYAHALQERDRQAAATLGQLMVPEALPKSS; this is translated from the coding sequence GTGAAGGGGACGATGACCGAGACGCGGTCCGGCGTGTGGCGGTTGCGCGTGGTCGTCGGGTACCGGCCGGACGGCCAGCCTCGACAGGCGTCCCGGACGTTCCGCGGGACACGGCGACAGGCACACACCGAACTCTCGAAGTTCATCGCCGAAGCCGAGAACCCGACGGCTCCGCTCGTCGGGGGTACGACGGTAGCCGTGTACCTCGAGCGTTGGATGCAGCACGTCAGGGCACATCGTCAGCCCGACACGATCCGCAACTACGCCGTCAAGGTTCGGCGCCTGACCGATGCGTTCGGCACCACGCGGCTCGACAAGCTCCGTCCTCATCAGGTCGACGACACCTACAGGCGTTGGCTGGACAGCGGGATGTCGCCGGCCACGATCAAGGCCCACCATGCGGTGTTGAGCGCGGCGCTCAACCAGGCCGTCAAGTGGGGCCTCGTGGGAGCGTCGATCGCCCCGCTCCTCACGGTCCCCACCGTGCCCAATCGGCGTATGTCCGTGCCCGACGTCGAGACGGTGCGGATGCTGGTGCAGCAGTCCGACGAGTCCGACCCCGTCCTCAGCGCGGCCATCATGCTGGCGGCCCTGACGGGCTGCCGACGGGGCGAGCTGATGGGCCTGCGATGGACCGACGTCGACCGTGAGCGGATGTTCCTCCACGTCGAGCGCGCCATCAAGCGGGCCGAGGAGCGCCGCCAGCTCGTTGTGGGCCCGACCAAGACGCACCAGGACCGGCGCATCTCGCTCGATCCGGTGACACTGGCCGTGATCGACACGCACCGCCGCCGAGCCGAGGGCTGGGCCGCCGCCGCTCGCGTGAAGCTCCGTGACGACGGGTACATCCTTACCGAGGATCCGACCGGTCGGACGCCACTGGCGCCCGACACCTTGACGCATCGCTTCAGCCGCCTGGCCAAAAGCTTGGGACATCCGACCGTGCGCTTCCATGATCTGCGCCACGCCGTGGCCAGCAATCTTCTGGCCGCCGGCTACGACCTGGCCATCGTGGCGGGGCGACTGGGCCATCGGGACCCCACGATCACCCTGCGCGTCTACGCCCATGCGCTGCAGGAGCGGGACCGTCAGGCTGCTGCCACACTCGGCCAGCTCATGGTTCCGGAGGCGCTGCCGAAGAGCAGTTGA
- a CDS encoding response regulator transcription factor, whose translation MEPLLCYPEPFPPELALVLERAGYPWKAVARPEHAESDEPEDGWAGAVVCAEPDATGAFALCRLVRARDVPLRPLLLVVGPTQLADLQLREDHFDDFCVLPARGEEIAARLAHLFFRTGRGLRTELIEHGPLVLNLETYQAAVAGRALDLTYMEYELLRFLAARPGKVFTRETLLSRVWGYEYYGGARTVDVHVRRLRAKLGEEHAHLIETVRSVGYRFGHGSWAP comes from the coding sequence ATGGAGCCGTTGCTGTGCTACCCCGAGCCGTTCCCGCCCGAGCTGGCGCTCGTGCTCGAGCGCGCCGGGTACCCGTGGAAGGCGGTCGCCCGGCCCGAGCACGCCGAGTCCGACGAGCCCGAGGACGGGTGGGCGGGCGCGGTGGTGTGCGCCGAGCCCGACGCCACCGGCGCCTTCGCCCTGTGCCGGCTGGTGCGCGCCCGCGACGTGCCGCTGCGGCCGTTGCTGCTCGTCGTCGGGCCCACCCAGCTCGCCGACCTGCAGCTGCGCGAGGACCACTTCGACGACTTCTGCGTGCTCCCGGCGCGCGGCGAGGAGATCGCGGCGCGCCTCGCCCACCTCTTCTTCCGCACCGGCCGGGGGTTGCGCACCGAGCTCATCGAGCACGGGCCGCTCGTGCTCAACCTCGAGACGTACCAGGCGGCCGTGGCGGGCCGGGCCCTCGACCTCACCTACATGGAATACGAGCTGCTGCGGTTCCTGGCGGCGCGACCGGGCAAGGTGTTCACGCGCGAGACGCTGCTCAGCCGGGTGTGGGGCTACGAGTACTACGGCGGGGCCCGCACCGTCGACGTCCACGTGCGGCGGCTGCGGGCCAAGCTCGGCGAGGAGCACGCCCACCTGATCGAGACGGTGCGCTCCGTCGGCTACCGCTTCGGCCACGGTTCGTGGGCGCCCTGA
- a CDS encoding glutamine synthetase family protein: MRSQQEYVLRTVEERAVRFVQLWFTDVLGTAKTFAITPAELENALEEGMTFDGSAIDGFSRVQESDVLARPDPKTFQILPWHPDEAPVARVFCDIFNLDGTPFEGCPRHVLRRTLDRARERGFTFFASPEIEYFYFAKPDAGGPPVPLDSGSYFELTATDVASTLRKRSVLTLEEMGIPVEHAQHEDAPSQHEIDLRYTDALTMADTVMTVRLVVKETAQHEGVHASFMPKPLAGVQGSGMHTHLSLFEGDTNAFYDADDPYRMSKVAKGFTAGLLRHAHEITAVTNQWVNSYKRLVTGYEAPIHVSWARNNRSALVRVPVVKRNKHESTRVEYRSPDTACNPYLAFAVILAAGLKGIEDGYDLPREAAANLFTMTAEELAADDIRPLPGSLNEAVAEMERSELVAETLGEHVFEWFIRNKRAEWAAYKTHISQFELDRYFPLL, from the coding sequence ATGCGGAGCCAGCAGGAGTACGTGCTCAGGACGGTCGAGGAACGGGCCGTGCGCTTCGTGCAGCTGTGGTTCACCGACGTGCTGGGCACGGCCAAGACCTTCGCCATCACCCCGGCCGAGCTCGAGAACGCCCTCGAGGAGGGCATGACCTTCGACGGCTCGGCCATCGACGGGTTCTCCCGCGTGCAGGAGAGCGACGTGCTCGCCCGGCCCGACCCGAAGACCTTCCAGATCCTGCCGTGGCATCCCGACGAGGCGCCCGTGGCCCGGGTCTTCTGCGACATCTTCAACCTCGACGGCACCCCGTTCGAGGGCTGCCCCCGCCACGTGCTGCGCCGGACCCTCGACCGCGCCCGCGAGCGGGGGTTCACGTTCTTCGCCTCGCCCGAGATCGAGTACTTCTACTTCGCCAAGCCCGACGCCGGCGGCCCGCCGGTGCCCCTCGACAGCGGGTCGTACTTCGAGCTCACCGCCACCGACGTGGCCAGCACCCTGCGCAAGCGCAGCGTGCTCACCCTCGAGGAGATGGGCATCCCCGTCGAGCACGCCCAGCACGAGGACGCCCCGAGCCAGCACGAGATCGACCTGCGCTACACCGACGCCCTCACCATGGCCGACACCGTCATGACGGTGCGCCTCGTGGTCAAGGAGACCGCCCAGCACGAGGGCGTGCACGCCAGCTTCATGCCCAAGCCCCTCGCCGGCGTGCAGGGCTCGGGGATGCACACCCACCTGTCGCTGTTCGAGGGCGACACCAACGCCTTCTACGACGCGGACGACCCCTACCGCATGTCGAAGGTGGCCAAGGGGTTCACCGCCGGCCTGTTGCGCCATGCGCACGAGATCACCGCCGTGACCAACCAGTGGGTCAACTCCTACAAGCGCCTCGTGACCGGGTACGAGGCGCCCATCCACGTGTCGTGGGCCCGCAACAACCGCTCGGCCCTGGTACGCGTCCCCGTGGTGAAGCGCAACAAGCACGAATCGACCCGCGTGGAGTACCGCTCACCCGACACGGCCTGCAATCCCTACCTGGCCTTCGCGGTGATCCTGGCGGCCGGCCTGAAGGGCATCGAGGACGGCTACGACCTGCCCCGCGAGGCGGCCGCCAACCTCTTCACCATGACGGCCGAGGAGCTCGCCGCCGACGACATCCGTCCCCTGCCCGGCAGCCTCAACGAGGCCGTGGCCGAGATGGAGCGGTCCGAGCTCGTGGCCGAGACGCTGGGCGAGCACGTCTTCGAGTGGTTCATCCGCAACAAGCGGGCCGAGTGGGCCGCCTACAAGACCCACATCAGCCAGTTCGAGCTCGACCGCTACTTCCCGCTGCTGTAG
- the glnA gene encoding type I glutamate--ammonia ligase, with the protein MQQRTPAEVLRLVKDEGIEIVDVRFVDLPGLMQHFSVPTHQLTEDVFEEGFGFDGSSIRGFQEIQESDMLLMPDPNTAVIDPFREHRTLNVNCFVRDPVTLEPYSRDPRYVASKAEAYLGTTGLADTCYFGPEAEFFIFNDVRYSQDQRHAFYQVDSVEGHWNSGRDEGPNLGYKIRPKEGYFPVPPADHFQDLRSEMILTMERLGIEIEVQHHEVATAGQAEIDMKFDTLLVMADKLMLYKYVVKNVARAAGYTATFMPKPLFQDNGSGMHCHQSLWKDGNPLFYGEGYGGLSDMGRWYIGGLLKHAQAVLAFAAPTTNSYKRLVPGYEAPVNLVYSQRNRSAACRIPLYSQSPKAKRVEFRCPDPSCNPYLAFSAMLMAGLDGVQNRIEPPDPVDKDLYDLPPEELKKVPQVPASLDEALDALEADHDFLKAGGVFTDDLIETWVDYKRLNEVDAVRLRPHPWEFMLYYDI; encoded by the coding sequence GTGCAGCAGCGGACCCCGGCGGAAGTGCTCCGCTTGGTGAAGGACGAGGGCATCGAGATCGTGGACGTCCGGTTCGTCGACCTGCCCGGCCTCATGCAGCACTTCTCCGTCCCCACGCACCAGCTCACCGAGGACGTGTTCGAGGAGGGCTTCGGGTTCGACGGCTCGTCGATCCGTGGCTTCCAGGAGATCCAGGAGTCGGACATGCTGCTCATGCCCGACCCCAACACGGCCGTCATCGACCCCTTCCGCGAGCACCGCACGCTGAACGTCAACTGCTTCGTGCGCGACCCCGTGACCCTGGAGCCCTACTCGCGCGACCCGCGCTACGTGGCCAGCAAGGCCGAGGCCTACCTCGGCACGACGGGGCTCGCCGACACCTGCTACTTCGGGCCCGAGGCCGAGTTCTTCATCTTCAACGACGTGCGCTACTCACAGGACCAGCGCCACGCCTTCTACCAGGTGGACTCGGTCGAGGGGCACTGGAACTCGGGGAGGGACGAGGGTCCGAACCTCGGGTACAAGATCCGGCCGAAGGAGGGGTACTTCCCCGTCCCGCCGGCGGACCACTTCCAGGACCTGCGCTCCGAGATGATCCTCACCATGGAGCGGCTCGGCATCGAGATCGAGGTGCAGCACCACGAGGTCGCCACCGCCGGCCAGGCCGAGATCGACATGAAGTTCGACACGCTGCTCGTCATGGCCGACAAGCTGATGCTCTACAAGTACGTGGTGAAGAACGTGGCCCGCGCCGCGGGGTACACGGCCACGTTCATGCCGAAGCCGCTCTTCCAGGACAACGGCTCGGGCATGCACTGCCACCAGTCGCTGTGGAAGGACGGCAACCCGCTGTTCTACGGCGAAGGCTACGGCGGGCTGTCGGACATGGGCCGCTGGTACATCGGTGGGCTGCTGAAGCACGCTCAGGCCGTGCTCGCCTTCGCGGCGCCGACCACCAACTCCTACAAGCGGCTCGTGCCAGGCTACGAGGCGCCGGTGAACCTGGTGTACTCGCAGCGCAACCGGTCCGCGGCGTGCCGCATCCCGCTGTACTCGCAGAGCCCGAAGGCCAAGCGCGTCGAGTTCCGCTGCCCCGACCCCTCGTGCAACCCGTACCTGGCGTTCTCGGCCATGCTCATGGCCGGGCTCGACGGTGTGCAGAACCGCATCGAGCCGCCGGACCCGGTGGACAAGGACCTCTACGACCTGCCGCCCGAGGAGCTCAAGAAGGTTCCCCAGGTCCCGGCGTCACTCGACGAGGCGCTCGACGCGCTCGAGGCCGACCACGACTTCCTGAAGGCCGGCGGGGTCTTCACCGACGACCTGATCGAGACGTGGGTCGACTACAAGCGGCTCAACGAGGTCGACGCGGTGCGCCTCCGGCCGCACCCGTGGGAGTTCATGCTCTACTACGACATCTAG